From the genome of Candidatus Neomarinimicrobiota bacterium:
TTTACTTTTATCAAAAATATTAAAGGCTGTATTTAACGCTTCGGCAATAGCTGTGCCCTGTACTCCAATTATATCGGTATCTATAAGATCAAGGAAAAGTTTCGCAGCACTATAGTCAAGCGTCAAAGGACAAACCGGATAGCTTATCCCGGCAAATGCCACAAGACCAACTCTATCACCTTTTAGTTTATCGATCAGTTTACTCACCTCATATTTTGCTCTTACAAGTCGATTTGGAGTTACATCTTCTGCCTTCATACTCAATGAAGTATCAAAACATATAACAATATCTACTCCCTTCCTTTTCACAAGTTGGAGCTTTGTACCAATCTGTGGTCCAATAAGGGCAATTATTAGAAAAAATATACCACAAATTATAAGTACATCTTTTATTTTTCTTCTCTTGATTCCCTCACCATCTATAATTCTTTTAAGAGTATCACTATTTGAAAATCTCTTCAAGTAGACTTTATTCATCCGATAATAAATAAAAACTGATAAAATCAAAATTAAAATGGTAATAAATGTCCATAAGTACTGAATGTTAGCAAACTTTATCATAATTAAGGTCCTACTCTCCACACATTCCGTTCAAATATAAAACCCATAACAAATAACATAATTGCTGGAAATAGAAACAGATGGTACAAATCTTTAAAGTTCATATATTCTTTAACTTTTATATCTGATTTTTCAAGGCTATTTATCTCATCATAAATTTTTTCGAGACTTCTTTCATCAGTCGCCCTAAAATATTTTCCACCAGTCATTTCCGCCATTTTCTGTAATAATTCCTCGTCTATCTCTACATCTACCATTCTATATTGAATAGACCCGTCAGGTAAAACCACTGGATATGGTGCCTTTCCTCTTCTTCCAGCCCCAATAGTGTATACCTTAATTCCGTATGCTTGCG
Proteins encoded in this window:
- a CDS encoding VWA domain-containing protein; the protein is MIKFANIQYLWTFITILILILSVFIYYRMNKVYLKRFSNSDTLKRIIDGEGIKRRKIKDVLIICGIFFLIIALIGPQIGTKLQLVKRKGVDIVICFDTSLSMKAEDVTPNRLVRAKYEVSKLIDKLKGDRVGLVAFAGISYPVCPLTLDYSAAKLFLDLIDTDIIGVQGTAIAEALNTAFNIFDKSKESGGTKSKVVILISDGEDHEGDIEKSIEQVRNNNVIVYTVGVGSYSGAPIPIYDKHGNKTGFKKDKDGKIVITHLSDAVLKKIAVETGGKYYHLGTEATVFNNIYDDIFKLDKKELWTHEYSGFKHRYQIFLIIGLLLILSEFFILEKKVSR